Genomic segment of Meles meles chromosome 17, mMelMel3.1 paternal haplotype, whole genome shotgun sequence:
CGCTCTTTTCCGCTGTCTTCGACGTGTACGCGCCTCTGCCGCGTGGGGAGGCCCGGCTTCAGGCAGTGAGCCTGGCTCTCAGGTTCCTCAGGAACCCGCGGATCCTGCCAAGCGTCTTGGTGCCTGAGGCGCAGCTGTCAGCGGAAAGGCTCCGCCCCGACTTGTGGGAGGTCCCGGCCTCCTCGGCGATGGGGGCGTGGCAGGTGGCGTCGTCGGGGGCGGGGCTGGTGGCGTCATCGGGGGCGGGGCTGATGGCGTTGTCGGGGGCGCTTCTTGTCTTCCAGGGAGGCTGTGTGGCCGCCTAAGGAGCGGCTGGAGGCCTTCGGGGTGATCTCGTTCCCCGGGGCCTTGTGACGGCTCTCGGCGGCCCTGCGGTGGCCGGAACTGCGGGAGGCTCGCTCCTCCCGGCGCTCCTTGCGCTCCCTCCGCTCCCTGCGGAGCGGCCTTCCCGCCGGCTCCCCACTGCCGGCCGAGCTCGACGCGTCCCAGAGGAGCTGGCCTTCCGACCCGTCCGCAGCGGCGTCTCCCGCAGGCTTGCCGGCAGCTCCGGTCCCGGCGAACGGCAGGCGTAGGCGGGCCTCCCCCGCTGCGAGCTCTGCCGCTGTCCCTGCGGCCGCCACTGCCGCGGCCACCGCGGCCTCCCCGGCGGCCCCCGCCTCGGTCCTGGCCCCTGCTGCCGACTCCCTGTAGAGCCCGGTAGCTTTTGTTGTTGGGGCAGCTAGAGTCGACAGGCTGTTGGGTGTGGGGGGGTCCTGAAAGATCTCCTCCCCGCCAGCGAAAGCTGCAGAGGTGGCCCCGGCCACCTCAGAGTCCACGTGGAGGCTCCTGACGCTGACCTGGTCCTGATGCCCTTCTCCTTGGAAATCTGCCCCTGCTGGGTACCACCCGTCCTGTTGTTCACACAGGGGCATGCCCAGCTTGTCCTCCGCTGGAATGGCGTAGGTACTGCTGTGACTGTCCACTGGCGGCCGCAGGAGGTGAACGAGCTTTTCCCAGTAGGGGAAGAGGTCTTCGCGTGCATCCAGAGGGGGGCTCAGCTGCAGGTAGCAGGAGCGGCCGGTGGCGAACTTGAGGCGCAGCTGTTGTTTCTCGCGGTCATGAATGGAGATCCGCACAAACTTCAAGGGAAGGAGCCCGGTGAGCTCCAGGGTCCTGGAAGCCTTGTGGCCTTTTCCCTTGGTG
This window contains:
- the LOC123927627 gene encoding protein FAM71A-like, with translation MCVFESDFTQVTMRGEVVDVHNRVRMVTVGIASTSPGLPSPDVMLLARPDTGCEDNSDRGQITKGKGHKASRTLELTGLLPLKFVRISIHDREKQQLRLKFATGRSCYLQLSPPLDAREDLFPYWEKLVHLLRPPVDSHSSTYAIPAEDKLGMPLCEQQDGWYPAGADFQGEGHQDQVSVRSLHVDSEVAGATSAAFAGGEEIFQDPPTPNSLSTLAAPTTKATGLYRESAAGARTEAGAAGEAAVAAAVAAAGTAAELAAGEARLRLPFAGTGAAGKPAGDAAADGSEGQLLWDASSSAGSGEPAGRPLRRERRERKERREERASRSSGHRRAAESRHKAPGNEITPKASSRSLGGHTASLEDKKRPRQRHQPRPR